A stretch of DNA from Montipora foliosa isolate CH-2021 chromosome 4, ASM3666993v2, whole genome shotgun sequence:
TTCATCCTCAGCGATAACATATTCCTAGACGGAATTAAGTTCAAATATTGTGGTGGATGGCGAACGAGCGCAGTCAACGCTATAAAGCCTTACAGTGGATTGGATGGAGTTAAATTCAAAGCAGCTCTAGATTTTCGATACTGCCGgaatttaagaatttcaaatgTGGAAGTTTCGTCGTCTCCAGGGCTCGGATTAAACGGTTACGATGTTGGAGGAGTTGTAAATTTTACCAACTGCGTGTTTGTTGACAATACTGCTAAAAACAGCCTGAAGAATGAAACTAAAAAATTGATCTCTCAAGGGTCGCAAACCGAGCGAAAAGAATACGTCTTTTCCGGAGGTGGTATTTATTTGGCCTTAGACCCTTACGGTTATAACACTGTGAATGTCACACCAAAACAACACGACTCGTATCAGCACAATAACACGTTTATCTTCCAGAACtgcagttttatcagaaatgaAGCCATTTGGTTGAACGCAAGCAACCCAAGTGACTTTGTTGATACACCGGAGTTACCGTTCAGTCGTGGTGGCGGCTTGGCAATTTATCTTAGATCCAATGCGAGTGGATGCACGATCTCAATAATATCTTGTGTTTTTAGCGGTAACCGCGCGCAGTGGGGAGGAGGGCTACAGGTTGAAATGATCCATAAACCGGAAAATAATCATCTTAAAATGAAAGATACCAGGTTTGAAAACAACGAGGGTGTTCTAGCCGGTGGAGGCGCTCGAATGGGCAACCTAGTGAAGGGCATCCAAGATCGCCTTAATACCTTCACAGCTGACAACTGCTCGTTCGTGAATAATACGGCCATTTGGGGCGGTGGTACGTCACTGTACGGTTCGACAATACCTGGAAGGTGTACCAACAATGCGGAAGTCTCCCAGTTCTTCTTTAACGAGTGCCAATGGAAAGATAACACTGGAACTGTAGGCTCAGCAAATGGCGCATTTATCCTGAACAAGAACGAAGATCAAATCGGACCTGAAGTTCCTTATCACATAAGTATTAAAAGCTGCACCTTTGAGGGAAATTACGTCAGGCGAATAAAAGACTTTGTTTCAATTGGGGAAGGAGCATTTTACAGCGTCGAAGTGCCTCTTGCTCTTCACGGAAATGTTACCTTCATAAATAACACAAGAACCGCCCTCGCTTTGGACGGGGCGACAATGGAAATTTATGATCAATTATATTTTATGAACAACACAGGATTCAAAGGAGGTGGGATGGCAATGTATGGTCGCTCGCGAATTATATTTAAGGAAGATTCGCTGTTACTCTTTGAAGGCAACCAATGCCGCGCGCAGGGAGGAGCATTGTATATCGACGCCCCTGGACCTCCTCTGATTAGTTTCAATGCAACTGGCATGAACATTCATATCTGTTTCTTTGAGTACACCAATGAAACTCTTGATTTCGACGACTGGAAAACCAAGGtcatcttcaaaaacaacaaagccCCATTTTCTTTCGCTGGAAACTCGGTCTATGCAACAACGTTGCAGAACTGTCGTCGAGCTGGTGAACCTCGACAAAACAATTCCGTTCTTCAGTGGAAATTCGTCGAATTTAAAAAGGATGATGGTAACTTGAGCTCCATAGAAAACGAAGTTAGCACGGATCCCCTAGACATGCAGTACGACAGTGAGGACTGGGTAGTCGCACCAAGCGAACGCTTCGATGCCAAATTACGACTGGTTGACGAGCTCGGCGGCTCCGTTCATGGAGCAGTGAACGTCAAAATAGTTCCTTCAGACCCCTTTTCTCCGCCAATCGTGCTTGCCACTCCTTCTTCAACGTTTCTTACTAACGGAAGCATTTCTTCCCTCAGATTATCCGGGAAACCTGGGGAAAGTTTTTCAGTGGAGATCAACTACTTAGGAAGGCAAATATTGACAGAGACAATACCGGATCGTACACTGAAATCTTGCAATCCAGGTTTTACACTGAACTCAAAAGGAAAAAGGTGTCTTTGCATGGATTCTTCAGATGGTGGCGTTTCAAGTTGCAAATCGGACGGAAAGACGTTTTATCTCAAACGTAATTACTGGGGAGGAACCATAAGGGGCAAATTTTTTACTCATTTTTGTCCCATTGGGTATTGTAAAGCAGACGTGTATGCAAGCGAGAAAATGTACAATTCCAGTGACATTTGCAACGACGGTCGAGATCAGAAGAGCATACTCTGCGGTGATTGCAAGGCAAATACGAGTGTGGTGTTCGGAGCTGAAGTTTGCTCCAGCAAATGCTCCAATTGGTACTTACTCCTGTTACTTCTTTATGGATTGATCCTTCTTGCAGTGGTCTTGGGAATTATGCTGATCGATCTTGATTTCTTCACAAGCTACTTAAACGCTTGGTTGTACTCCTACCAGGTCATGAACGTCCTAACTCCTGATGGCTTCAAGTTTGACCCTTTTATTGAGTTCATCATCGGCTTGGCCAACTTTCAGCTGAAAGTTGGATCtggtgggatttgttttgccAAAGGATTGGACGACGCGGACAAGTTGGCGATACTGTACGTACTTCCAACCTATGTCCTGGTTCTAGTTGTTTTGTTAGCGAAGTCTGTTGGTTGGTTTCCCAACTGGTGCTTCAGTAGACGTGTCAAAGCCGCCCCGTTTCGTGCCCTATGCACAATCATTGTTCTCTGCTACACCGACATCACCCGAATCTCTCTACGAATTCTGCATCCTGTTTCATTTGGATCCCAATATGTGATGTACGCTAAAGGCAGTATTCATTTCTTCGGAGGGAAACACATTGCTTATGGCATCTTGGCGTCCCTGTTTATCCTATGCTTTGTGATCCCCTTTCCATTAATTCTTGCGTTTCGGCCGTGTCTGATTAAAGGTCTCCGCCCCATATTGAATCTTAATCGTTGGAAACCCATTTTTGATGCTCTTCAGAGTTGTTTCAAGGACGAGTATCGATGGTGTGCAGCCTTCTATTTTTTCTGCCGATTGGTTCTTTTGGCCATTGCCACATTCATGGATTCCGGTCCACTCAAGAGGGCGCTCTTGGAAAGTTCCTGTGTCTTGATTCTCCTTACTATCGCATACTTGCGGCCCTACAAGGAAGCCAAGGATGTCAAAGAAGATGAGGAGAGCTACGACTGGATCAACAGGTCAGATGTTGTGTTGTTGGCTACGCTAACGTTGATTGCCGTTTTCAGTTCTCCTGTCGAGAGTTACTGGGACGACTCTACCTGGTTGGGCTTCTatatttttgttgatgttcTGGCATACATCCCCTTGTTAGTCTGTGCCATGGTAGCTGTCAGAAGTGTCAGGAAATATCGCCGTGAAGCCAAGAGAGATAAAGAAAATAGTGTGTCAGAACTTTCTATTTCCGATGTTAGTGATTCTGCGACTGGTATAATTAATTAACCCAGCGACCATTGGAGCGTGTATAACAACACCCCAGGTAGACACATACTGAGAAGGCCGGCTTTCTCTACCCGCGGCTTCGGACGATTAATTGAATAGTAGCAAAACCGAATTGATATGGTTATAGAGTTTCTTAGTGATAATTaagtaatatataatattaGATTAGGAACCAGATTTGGCATTACTTGTTCTTAGCAGAAAGGCACAAACGCTTCAGACCTGCTCCTGCATGTAACTGGAGCAGGCGACGAGATTAGTGAGAATAATGCTTGAGTTATCATAGACTAGTCACTGTTCAACTTCGAAAAGTTCACTTACCCTACCTCGAAATTGATGAAAAACAGCCTAAGTCTAAGAGAGTTTGAGCAACaggaacgccacaaaacaagcgGCTTATTGATAATAACATGATTATCTTTTCGCACATTCAGTTTTCTACATTCTTACAATTCAAAAACAGTTCCTATCTTTAAACCAATTTTTGCATGAAAATAAAcgatagaccaaatcggctgaTTCAATGTTGTAACCAATGGACCATTTTgtaaaataccataatattctttgtttgtccctccagatttttttaagtcccaagagaaaacaaaaacaatgtttatgcaGAATTTTTatgggacaaacaaagagtaatgtGGTATTTTAAGTGGCCTATTCAAACCCTttaggaataaaacgttttattccaagtatttccatatcatttaaaggTAAATGGTTAGCTTacataatgcaaatacaatatacAAAAAATCTTGACCCCGGGAGAGTGAGCCCGAGTGAGtgagccgatttggtctattgtttattttcccgcaaaactttactttggccaatcaaaaaggacggagacaatccagtaaacgaatcaaaactcgaagtaattacccGAAGCCTacacaaagcgcggggaaatgtgcacgcgcgagctaccaacattggttttggtttcacttctgattggttgaaaaagtggcgcgagaactttgaaccaatcactgactgaagtaatgcaaaaccaaagtaattatctaactactttcgacactcaattgaaacccactctaaaaatagacacttaCCTTTTCTCACGCTGATGCGGACAAACCTGATACTAGATTCTTACTCTTAGGTAATGGACTCTGATTCTTATACCTTACTCTGTAAAACCAAAGCGAGAAATGACAATGAGCAAATTTATCCAAAGTTTTGACTGCATCATCAATTCATTATCAGCGAGAATCGATCTTTCCTTATCTGTCCAAGTTTACTTCAACGCCATGTCCTGGTACAGGGCAATTTGCCAAAGTAATAAACGTTAATGCATAATGCATAAAAGATGGCACATTCGCAAAATGGATACCATCCCTCAAAACGTCTGAGGTTTCGTTTTCGTTGGCGTTTCTTAATCGTTGCTTAAACTTCAAGTCGCGTATGCTCACGTTCTCCACAGAATGTTTACTTTAATTTAGACTTAAGGTTGTGCTTTTACAGGTGATCAACCGTTTTTCACCAAAGTGATTAGCATCCACATTGACTAGctgaagcaaaataaaaatatttctataaaaaatggaatttaaattttttgtttGGCATAAGTTCAGAAAACATAGAGccctttcataaatggcggctactttttcattcttttgtctttatgttaattagacctactgaaaaattcttttgaaatttgctcgtcgtagcgagactagaaaggcttattagcattaaaacaaaagaagattttacttggccgccattatgaaagaggtctatggccCACCATTTTACATACCGTTGAATAACAAATAGGTGGTTCTCACGTtatgtcatcgccgccatgttattggacgaaaacaaaaggtctCTCATctgctccttttgttcgtccgcCAGCAATCGTAATTGCAGcgttgttatctgtgtctccagaaattggttgcaaaccacccaatttcatcatcatcgccattttaatctgcctaaccactccaaaaaacacatggctatctgcggcctttccctacatctaggtacgacggaaagctgcaagaatctggaacaacaattcatctttcaaatcggcacccttaatcctcacggtattaacgaacgcttttcatttaactaatatattcctatttttcacgttgccatgttaccaccaatagcgtagctcctactctactatgtaacccataatccctcgattcgctctgacgaagggctaacgctcgaaacgtcagcttttagaatctcggtacggtggccaatttacattatcaactccgttgataaaaccaaatttttgtatactacttccccaccgacgcagcatcacagtttctttagaaactacgcCTTCATTcagttattgttttgtttaatcTTGATTGGCATTTGATTAGATCATTGATTTTTACCACGAcagtttttgtctttgagttaagtcaggaaaagaaacaaagtgtATCAGCAAGGCctgtaaataaataacaattttaTGGCAGTGCATTGTATTTCCGTTCACCTAACTTACCGCTTCTTGTAGTAATTCATTACAAAGATGCATTTCCCTTCGATCGAAGCCTGATACAGAATGTGtatcaaaaatatcttttatcagtaggcaccgtccttaagtctgttcaaatataagtgctacacggccaacgtttgcaaaagcgtaatccttccttgtacttgtaccaTTCTTCAtcagttttgaaaggtctttaaaacaagaaaaatatatttttttacttcataggcactttaagagaaaaaaagaattcaTGCCAAAAAACGTTCCACTCCAGTGGAAAGAAAGaaggtattccaaaatagaaaacaccattcttaaTCATTTTGAGAGGGTcattaaattaagaaaaatatatttttacttcataggcactttaagagaaaaaaaaaatcatgccaATGAACTTTTCACTCCAGTATGGTGCGCATGTGGAACAACATTGAGTTATCATTAAGGAACATTCAATCACATGCATGCTCCCCGAATGATATTCAGAAAAAGAGGTTGGCCCAAAATGCATTCAAGGTTCATTTTAACATTAAGAAGACTCTTTAATGATAAACactaatttttcattttgtaatattattgtttctttctttcctttggaAGACCAATATGTAAACTATTGGTTCACCACCAGTAATGGGATGCTGACATtcatgaaatacatgtagtcttattattgtcattattgttGCTGTTAGTGTTGTTGCTtctactgctgtttttttttgttgttgttgtcattagGCTAATTCCACAATTTCCATGCCTTGGATGACTACACAGAAATTGTGCTCAAGGCTGCTCTGACAGCTTTATGCAGAAAAACCTTGAAATTCTGCCTGGGATGAGGTATGTAGGCTACAGCTCATTGACAGCTGcaaagccaatcagaatcaagaaTGACCTGTCAAAAGTGACAATGTCACCCCCTTTACCTTTGTCCACTGCGCATTGTGTTCAGTTCCTTTTAACTCAGGTGTGCAGACAAAGATATTGCTGAGAGTCAAAAAGGCCTCTGCAATGTGGCATTGATATGTGTTAGCAATAAAGTGACATCTTGTGTATCCGGATTGGGTGTGAGGACTAAGGCAGGAAGAGTAAATATGACCGCTTGACTAAGTGTGTGAGAAAATCATAACTTAAAGAATATTAAGGACTTGGCAAAACAACCTTTTATGGCACAAAAAGACAACCTCCAGAGAAATGGTGCAAATTTTCCACAGGATTTAGCAAGAAAAATTTAATCCCCAGATCAGATCTGAAACTGTCAAAATGTCACCTATGAATTCATAATTAGCTTACTAAGACAAATCAACTTTTAGGTTGATATATCTCAAGAGCAGAAAAACAACTTTACAGCAACAACAGGCTTTTAGTGTACTATAAGAAGTTTCattaccaaaaaaaataataactacaTACATGTAGAACTATTTGATAACTGTCCTTGTATatttaaataaatgaattatcTCACTTCTAGGCATTGTTCTTGCCACTTTAAACTTAAAGGTAGAAGATTAATGCAAATGAAACATTATTGGACACTTCTTTTTCTAAAAATTAGTGCGACTGCAGAATTCCCTTTAACATTTTAATAAATGGTTTCCTCAAATATCCCACATCCATCACTCTGTCATCTGTCTCAGTTATGACATCATTCAAATCCTGCAGCAAGTCTTCATTCATTGGGTTAAATTCCAATCCACCAAAATACACTCTCTCATGCTGTGCTGgatcatattttttttcaaataaattgaagctGGGTACAAAGAAAGATGGTAGCTTTTCTTGTTCAATGCAGTTTTCAATGAACTCATAAATACATTTTGCCCAAATTACTTGACCATCAGGGGAATTCTGCATGTCATTCATGTCAGTTTCCTCCTTGCAAGCTCTATTTGCCAGTTcaaatattgcattttttaaaaagtatgATGATATAACTTTCTCTGCTGTGAAGGTATTTTCCTCTGACCAGATGACACCTTCCCTTGGTTTCGCTTTTACACAGCTGTCACGACAGGTTTTATCCATACTATGCGGCTGATCATGCAGATCACCTTCATTTCTCAGATCAGGAGATCTGCCAAACATCTTCTCCAATTCTGTGCCcacagtacatgtatttgaatGTAACTCTTCTGATGATATTTGAGTGTCCTGAATTGATTCAACGTCTTGCTTAATGTGCGGGCATACATAGGTGTTCCTCACTGCCTTTGCAAGAATGTAACCCAGACAAACATTCTCTGGAAGGGACTGGAAAATTTTagttacgttctaattcgcttcgctcaaacgaacgtaaaacattttacccttaaattcccgtaatacaaacaaataccacGAGAAATATGGTAGGATGCGCAAGCGTATCtaaaacagtttattataagatagaaattacaaaaagaaattgttactgcactttttttttttttttttttacaactcttTAGATACTACTGTATGCAGAAACTAATCTACGCTCCATAATACGTTACAAACCTAAATACTTAGTTACATGCAACCTGTTTTCAAGGCTTTCTTCAACATACATATCCTTGACAGAATCAGATTTCCACCTACCATGAATTTTAAGAAGTCTTTCTGGAATAGAATTCCTACTATGGCGTACGGTAGCTGTAATGCCACCGGATCTTAAACTATGAAGACCATAATAATTGGGGTTGTAGCCCAGCTGACTTAAGGTATCCCTTAAGATATCTCTACAGGAAGTATAAGAAATCTTTCCGCTCCTCAGGGTATAGCTAGAAGTACTACGGTGAAAAACAAGTGGTCTAAATAAAGGGAGAGGGCTATTTAAGTCAATACCAGATAAATCTAAATAACGTTGTAAAACACCAACTGGACAGTACTTAGATCCAGATGCACTAATATAGACGAAATTCCCTTCCCTATAAACATCCGTCTTACTACGAGGCACAAACATTCTTATATAATCGCTGTGAAATTCGATATGCTCCGGAACGATATTGCATAATTCGTCCTGACGAAAAAACCCTGCAAAGTCTAAAGAGCACAACGCAGCAATACGGAGATTCTTTAAATTAGCATCTTTCTTATTATGAATATCTAAAATACGCCTTATAATTTCTGTGGAAATAGGCTTCTTTTTCATAACTGGCTGTGCGGACTTCTGGCGTTTAGCAGATTCGATGACATTTCTGCAAATTTCACTATCTAAAGGATTACGATCCAAACTagggacaaaagaatgtaaccaTTTAAGGGCCGCATGGGCTAAAATTACTGAGGAACTAGAAGCGGAAGACT
This window harbors:
- the LOC137999825 gene encoding uncharacterized protein, whose product is MGIPCHVLRAILFLFSGVQFSKASTIYISPNGNDSAPNCGDRRSNPCHSLDFVFSHRLKTGANSTQISAARGKYTLKYGHILERVTNFGIAGNDDVEITCETNASLSFILSDNIFLDGIKFKYCGGWRTSAVNAIKPYSGLDGVKFKAALDFRYCRNLRISNVEVSSSPGLGLNGYDVGGVVNFTNCVFVDNTAKNSLKNETKKLISQGSQTERKEYVFSGGGIYLALDPYGYNTVNVTPKQHDSYQHNNTFIFQNCSFIRNEAIWLNASNPSDFVDTPELPFSRGGGLAIYLRSNASGCTISIISCVFSGNRAQWGGGLQVEMIHKPENNHLKMKDTRFENNEGVLAGGGARMGNLVKGIQDRLNTFTADNCSFVNNTAIWGGGTSLYGSTIPGRCTNNAEVSQFFFNECQWKDNTGTVGSANGAFILNKNEDQIGPEVPYHISIKSCTFEGNYVRRIKDFVSIGEGAFYSVEVPLALHGNVTFINNTRTALALDGATMEIYDQLYFMNNTGFKGGGMAMYGRSRIIFKEDSLLLFEGNQCRAQGGALYIDAPGPPLISFNATGMNIHICFFEYTNETLDFDDWKTKVIFKNNKAPFSFAGNSVYATTLQNCRRAGEPRQNNSVLQWKFVEFKKDDGNLSSIENEVSTDPLDMQYDSEDWVVAPSERFDAKLRLVDELGGSVHGAVNVKIVPSDPFSPPIVLATPSSTFLTNGSISSLRLSGKPGESFSVEINYLGRQILTETIPDRTLKSCNPGFTLNSKGKRCLCMDSSDGGVSSCKSDGKTFYLKRNYWGGTIRGKFFTHFCPIGYCKADVYASEKMYNSSDICNDGRDQKSILCGDCKANTSVVFGAEVCSSKCSNWYLLLLLLYGLILLAVVLGIMLIDLDFFTSYLNAWLYSYQVMNVLTPDGFKFDPFIEFIIGLANFQLKVGSGGICFAKGLDDADKLAILYVLPTYVLVLVVLLAKSVGWFPNWCFSRRVKAAPFRALCTIIVLCYTDITRISLRILHPVSFGSQYVMYAKGSIHFFGGKHIAYGILASLFILCFVIPFPLILAFRPCLIKGLRPILNLNRWKPIFDALQSCFKDEYRWCAAFYFFCRLVLLAIATFMDSGPLKRALLESSCVLILLTIAYLRPYKEAKDVKEDEESYDWINRSDVVLLATLTLIAVFSSPVESYWDDSTWLGFYIFVDVLAYIPLLVCAMVAVRSVRKYRREAKRDKENSVSELSISDVSDSATGIIN